One segment of Gammaproteobacteria bacterium DNA contains the following:
- a CDS encoding DUF1284 domain-containing protein → MIKFRPHHFMCTLGFQGKGYSKVFVDNYATIVSQLNSDPDTLIEVVSHLDNICQACPHQTKNDLCNSQAKIEKLDAVHQKILGLVVGQVISWRQAKKRITDRMSVSKFHSACEGCEWKGLGVCETALKNLIK, encoded by the coding sequence ATGATTAAATTCAGGCCGCATCATTTTATGTGTACCTTGGGGTTTCAAGGAAAAGGTTATTCCAAGGTATTTGTAGATAATTATGCTACCATCGTTTCTCAGCTAAACAGTGACCCAGATACTTTAATTGAAGTTGTTTCTCACCTGGATAATATCTGCCAGGCTTGTCCTCATCAAACTAAAAATGATCTTTGTAACTCTCAAGCTAAAATTGAAAAGCTGGATGCTGTGCATCAGAAAATTTTAGGATTAGTAGTGGGGCAAGTGATTTCTTGGCGGCAGGCTAAAAAACGGATTACCGATCGTATGAGTGTTTCAAAGTTTCATTCAGCTTGTGAGGGATGTGAATGGAAAGGACTGGGAGTCTGTGAAACTGCTTTAAAGAATTTGATAAAATAG
- the gcvA gene encoding transcriptional regulator GcvA — MVTRLPPLNALRTFEVIARHLSITKAAHELHVTHAAVSQQLKQLENYLEISLVERHGKRISLTDIGKTYATALNLAFANIQQATENLFNKNDNVLTVSIPTTLTLRWFISRLHSFQSLHPDIEIRMSTSELGVDLMRGTIDLAIHYGNENDWPELHKDFLLHDYLFPVCSSRLLDGSKKIDLHKDIQRYKLIYVSAELRSEDWSSWLKAAKIPEPPKSACLYFQTTMQALQAAQSGLGLAIAHELLVSDDLQSQQLIAPFSLKVKTAKNYYLVCPERTLRKKKVKVFRKWLLNEFKNLQTS; from the coding sequence ATGGTCACTCGACTCCCTCCCTTAAATGCACTGCGCACCTTTGAAGTCATCGCCAGACATTTAAGCATCACTAAAGCCGCCCATGAACTGCATGTTACCCACGCTGCCGTTAGCCAGCAACTAAAGCAACTGGAAAATTATTTGGAAATTTCATTAGTCGAACGCCACGGCAAACGCATCAGTTTAACCGATATCGGGAAAACTTATGCTACTGCCCTAAATTTGGCCTTTGCTAATATTCAACAAGCAACGGAAAACCTATTCAATAAAAATGATAATGTTTTGACAGTCAGCATTCCCACCACGCTTACTTTGCGCTGGTTTATATCCCGCTTACATAGCTTTCAAAGTCTACATCCCGATATTGAAATCCGCATGTCCACATCAGAGTTAGGCGTGGATTTGATGCGCGGCACCATTGATTTAGCGATTCATTATGGGAATGAAAACGATTGGCCGGAGCTCCATAAAGATTTCTTGCTACACGATTATCTTTTTCCAGTGTGCAGTTCCCGCTTATTGGATGGCAGTAAAAAAATTGATTTACATAAAGATATCCAGCGCTACAAATTGATTTATGTAAGCGCCGAATTACGCAGCGAAGATTGGTCATCATGGCTTAAAGCCGCGAAAATTCCCGAACCACCCAAATCTGCTTGTTTGTATTTTCAGACGACCATGCAAGCCTTACAGGCAGCTCAATCTGGGCTTGGGCTGGCCATTGCTCATGAGCTGCTGGTCAGTGACGATTTACAGTCTCAACAATTGATTGCACCTTTTTCACTTAAAGTAAAGACAGCTAAAAATTATTATTTGGTGTGTCCTGAACGCACTTTGCGCAAAAAGAAAGTTAAGGTTTTTCGTAAATGGTTATTGAATGAATTTAAAAACTTACAAACTAGTTAA
- a CDS encoding isochorismatase family cysteine hydrolase, whose translation MKKTALIVIDFINDIVDLKGKFTATAEFVDKHKVIDQANQVIRFAREQQIPIVLVKVGFSAGYLECPAHSPVFGRAKELQVLQLNTWGTEFHEKLAYQPTDLVIVKPRVNAFYSTALEAFLRANAIQNVIITGVSTDMAVQTTAREAHDRDYKVFIPGDACGAGSLEAHEATLKTLQRVATVIAANELTVELLK comes from the coding sequence ATGAAAAAAACCGCATTAATTGTTATAGATTTTATCAACGATATCGTCGATCTTAAAGGCAAATTTACTGCTACTGCAGAGTTTGTCGATAAGCATAAGGTCATAGACCAGGCTAACCAGGTAATACGTTTTGCACGAGAACAACAAATACCCATTGTGTTAGTGAAGGTAGGGTTTAGTGCGGGGTATTTGGAATGTCCGGCACATTCACCGGTATTTGGGCGGGCGAAAGAACTGCAAGTATTGCAGTTAAATACCTGGGGCACTGAATTCCATGAAAAATTGGCGTATCAGCCTACAGATTTAGTCATAGTCAAGCCGAGAGTGAATGCCTTTTATTCAACAGCTTTAGAAGCTTTTTTGCGCGCTAATGCAATTCAGAATGTTATCATTACTGGAGTTTCAACTGATATGGCTGTGCAAACGACCGCACGTGAAGCTCATGATCGTGATTATAAAGTATTTATTCCGGGTGATGCCTGTGGTGCTGGTTCGCTTGAAGCGCATGAAGCCACATTAAAAACCTTGCAAAGAGTAGCGACGGTTATTGCTGCCAATGAATTGACTGTAGAGCTGTTAAAATAA
- a CDS encoding carboxymuconolactone decarboxylase family protein encodes MSQPDYKNTEGYKKGIAYFMSKYDPKHIEILDKLYEFSPALADVVVSFGLNDIWKNKTPLLTDKEKEIAVFATLITSCTVPKEIKAHTICLLNVGMTKDQIKELLVLMTLYIGVPNVITASTLVAEAFVEYDALHK; translated from the coding sequence ATGAGTCAACCAGATTACAAAAACACTGAAGGCTACAAGAAAGGCATCGCTTATTTTATGAGTAAATATGATCCCAAGCATATTGAAATTCTGGATAAGTTGTACGAGTTCTCACCTGCGCTGGCTGATGTAGTTGTTTCATTCGGATTGAATGATATTTGGAAAAATAAAACGCCACTTTTGACAGATAAAGAAAAAGAAATTGCCGTTTTTGCTACTTTGATTACTTCTTGTACGGTGCCTAAAGAAATTAAAGCACATACGATTTGTTTATTGAATGTAGGAATGACTAAAGATCAAATAAAGGAATTGTTGGTATTAATGACTTTATACATCGGAGTACCTAATGTGATTACGGCTTCGACGCTGGTTGCTGAAGCGTTTGTGGAATATGATGCTTTGCATAAATAA
- a CDS encoding thiamine pyrophosphate-binding protein, protein MQAIEYLIKRFITEDVKHLFMVPGGHVDPMLVAFEACPEFQAIVAGHESGATYMADGYAKVSGKFGIAAGIGGPGLTNMMTGITTAYSDHTPIFVITGEPPTYMEGRGAFQDTSDGSYNSNIFLTPVTNKHLAVTELAQLEPQIDSLFHNMLGTNPGPVQLDFPKDLQPKDVDITTLRKLPDSLYHPRILDQNTCDKTWDFLRGASKIAILAGMGSLFSEATDELIRFAETYEIPVATTLGGKGVFPENHRLSLGVLGWFGNPYAMETLHGDEIEVLIVLGSRLNQTSTVKWSPTLKPKKALVLNDIEANAYYANYQPDHFVLGDSQTFLRALNTAQQQQILLETVTERKKWLEQIRKSGPNFYNIEHFSSDLIPIHPARVIKELRQVMPENTILFSGEGASGFIASHYWTTYGPRQHFSQVKYMSPMGWSIAAAIGGKVAKPNVPVVAIIGDGSMLMHGLEIQTAARYGLAVIFIVFNNGAHGNPQLRARQVGQFQADFLKLPVHDWAKIAEGLGVIGISVTKPEQLNAAFTQALALNKAVLIDVQTGNYDNAEQRSPF, encoded by the coding sequence ATGCAAGCTATCGAATACTTGATAAAGCGCTTTATAACGGAAGACGTCAAGCATCTTTTTATGGTACCGGGAGGTCATGTTGACCCTATGCTCGTTGCCTTTGAAGCTTGTCCCGAATTCCAGGCTATTGTTGCCGGACATGAAAGTGGGGCAACTTATATGGCCGATGGCTATGCAAAAGTCAGCGGGAAATTTGGCATTGCTGCTGGCATTGGTGGCCCTGGTCTTACCAATATGATGACTGGTATCACCACTGCCTATAGCGATCATACACCGATATTCGTTATCACCGGCGAACCCCCAACCTATATGGAAGGACGCGGCGCCTTTCAAGATACCAGCGACGGCTCCTATAACAGCAATATTTTTTTAACTCCCGTAACCAACAAACACTTGGCAGTCACTGAGTTAGCTCAACTGGAACCACAAATTGATTCATTATTTCATAATATGTTAGGAACTAACCCCGGCCCTGTGCAACTGGATTTTCCTAAAGACCTACAACCAAAAGACGTGGACATAACAACGCTACGCAAATTACCTGATAGCCTATACCACCCACGTATCCTCGACCAAAATACCTGCGACAAAACCTGGGACTTTTTACGCGGAGCAAGCAAAATTGCGATTCTGGCGGGCATGGGCAGTTTATTTTCTGAAGCCACTGACGAATTGATACGCTTCGCTGAAACCTACGAAATACCCGTTGCTACAACTTTAGGGGGTAAAGGCGTATTTCCCGAGAATCATAGATTATCCCTAGGCGTATTAGGCTGGTTTGGCAATCCTTACGCTATGGAAACTTTACACGGCGATGAGATTGAAGTACTTATCGTCCTTGGTTCCCGACTTAATCAGACCTCAACAGTCAAATGGTCTCCAACGCTCAAACCCAAAAAAGCCCTGGTTCTAAATGATATTGAAGCCAATGCTTATTATGCGAACTATCAGCCAGATCATTTTGTTTTGGGAGATAGTCAAACATTTTTACGCGCCTTAAACACCGCTCAACAACAACAAATTCTATTAGAAACTGTGACAGAACGTAAAAAATGGTTAGAACAAATTCGCAAATCCGGCCCTAATTTTTATAATATTGAGCATTTTTCTAGCGATCTGATTCCCATTCATCCTGCGCGGGTTATTAAAGAATTACGGCAAGTGATGCCTGAAAATACCATTTTATTTTCAGGCGAGGGCGCAAGTGGCTTTATCGCCTCTCACTATTGGACAACCTACGGTCCCAGACAACATTTTAGCCAGGTAAAATATATGAGCCCTATGGGTTGGTCAATCGCCGCTGCCATCGGCGGTAAAGTAGCTAAACCCAATGTCCCGGTAGTCGCTATTATTGGTGACGGCAGCATGTTAATGCATGGCTTAGAAATTCAAACCGCCGCGCGTTATGGCTTAGCCGTTATTTTTATAGTATTCAATAATGGCGCCCATGGAAATCCCCAGTTACGTGCCCGACAAGTAGGCCAATTTCAAGCCGACTTTCTAAAGCTACCTGTTCATGATTGGGCGAAAATCGCAGAAGGATTGGGTGTTATCGGCATATCAGTGACCAAGCCTGAACAACTTAACGCCGCATTTACCCAAGCCTTAGCTTTGAATAAAGCCGTATTAATCGATGTGCAAACCGGCAATTACGATAATGCTGAGCAAAGGTCACCATTTTAG
- a CDS encoding VOC family protein, with amino-acid sequence MPKESSTLKKKPLTAKKKTVATKVKRKKVSAIPKGYHSITPYLAIDNNAADAINFYKKVFGAKEIKKMEFSDGKIAHAELKIGDAKIMLADECLGMDFRGPQNYGGSPVRIHLYIKDVDTVAKAAVKHGAKIQKPVEDMFYGDRSCAILDPYGHKWFISTHIEDVTPAKMRKRAAELFNK; translated from the coding sequence ATGCCTAAAGAATCATCCACCCTAAAGAAAAAACCCCTCACAGCAAAAAAGAAAACCGTTGCTACGAAAGTTAAAAGAAAAAAAGTATCCGCTATTCCTAAGGGATATCACAGCATCACCCCCTATCTAGCTATCGATAATAATGCAGCTGACGCAATTAACTTTTACAAAAAAGTCTTTGGCGCAAAAGAAATTAAGAAAATGGAATTTTCTGACGGCAAAATTGCACATGCTGAACTTAAAATTGGCGATGCTAAAATTATGTTGGCCGATGAGTGCCTAGGAATGGATTTCCGTGGTCCGCAAAATTATGGTGGCTCTCCCGTTCGCATACATCTTTATATTAAAGATGTTGATACTGTAGCGAAAGCTGCTGTAAAACATGGCGCAAAAATACAAAAACCGGTTGAAGATATGTTCTATGGTGATCGCAGCTGTGCTATTTTAGACCCATATGGTCACAAATGGTTTATTTCCACCCATATTGAAGATGTTACACCTGCGAAAATGCGCAAGCGGGCGGCAGAATTATTTAATAAATAA
- the zwf gene encoding glucose-6-phosphate dehydrogenase, whose translation MDLMDGCSKPVGNESPTVLKPATPCVLVIFGITGDLAKRLLIPAICNLGSHGLLDEAFSIVGIGRKPFNTESLHAEMQKNLKDFVKNPEAIKFGQTLVNRISYVRGDITDANLFSDLKKQLEALASSQSSKNYLFYLAVPPDAVTDITIGLHQSGLLKEAENTFKRIIVEKPFGHDLASAKKLNQQLLTVLNEQQIYRIDHYLGKETVQNLMTFRFLNSIFDSVWNHHYIDHVEITVAEALGVESRGRFYEDAGALRDMVPNHLFQILSLLAMEPPLSLSSDPIRDEKIKLLRSIQMMSVEQVLERTVRGQYVTGIMDGKEVPGYLSEQDVSPQSTTETYVAMKLFIDNLRWLHVPFYLRTGKRLQERTSKIVIKFKSPSTTLFGKEIQNVCPNLLRINIQPQEGISLRIAAKIPGISLQVSQVDMNFKYCDYFGMNTQTGYEVLLYDSMNGDHTSFQTADMVETSWALVQPILDNWAGSNPAPLYTYAAGTWGPKAADELLRKDGRVWLA comes from the coding sequence ATGGATTTAATGGATGGTTGTTCTAAGCCCGTCGGAAACGAATCACCGACTGTTTTAAAACCGGCAACGCCTTGTGTATTGGTGATTTTTGGAATTACGGGTGACTTAGCGAAACGTTTATTAATTCCAGCTATTTGCAATTTGGGTAGTCATGGGTTGCTGGATGAAGCTTTTAGTATAGTCGGTATCGGTAGAAAACCCTTCAACACGGAATCTCTCCATGCTGAAATGCAAAAAAACCTTAAAGATTTTGTAAAAAATCCAGAGGCTATCAAGTTCGGTCAAACCTTAGTCAATCGCATAAGTTATGTTCGAGGTGATATAACGGATGCTAATCTATTTTCTGATTTAAAAAAACAGTTGGAAGCATTGGCTTCTTCGCAATCCAGCAAAAACTATTTATTTTATTTGGCAGTGCCGCCAGATGCTGTTACGGATATTACGATTGGATTGCACCAATCTGGATTGCTTAAAGAAGCAGAGAATACTTTTAAAAGAATCATTGTAGAAAAACCTTTTGGCCATGATTTGGCATCAGCCAAAAAATTAAATCAACAATTACTCACCGTGTTGAATGAACAGCAAATTTATCGTATCGATCATTATCTGGGTAAAGAAACAGTACAAAATCTGATGACCTTTCGGTTTTTAAACAGCATATTTGATTCGGTCTGGAATCATCACTATATCGATCATGTGGAAATCACTGTAGCAGAAGCGTTAGGGGTGGAATCAAGAGGGCGTTTTTATGAGGATGCGGGTGCTTTACGCGATATGGTGCCTAATCATTTGTTTCAAATATTAAGTTTGCTGGCGATGGAGCCGCCGCTTTCTTTATCCTCAGACCCCATCCGCGATGAAAAAATCAAGTTGCTGCGTTCTATACAAATGATGAGTGTTGAACAAGTCCTTGAGCGCACGGTGCGGGGTCAATATGTTACAGGTATTATGGACGGTAAAGAGGTACCGGGCTATCTTTCTGAGCAGGATGTTTCACCGCAATCTACCACTGAAACTTATGTGGCAATGAAACTGTTTATTGATAATTTACGTTGGTTGCATGTGCCTTTTTATTTGCGTACCGGCAAACGCTTGCAAGAACGTACTTCAAAGATTGTGATTAAATTTAAATCTCCCTCAACCACATTATTTGGTAAAGAAATTCAAAATGTTTGTCCAAATTTATTGCGAATCAATATTCAGCCCCAAGAAGGTATTTCCTTGCGTATTGCAGCAAAAATCCCGGGGATCAGTTTGCAAGTAAGCCAGGTAGATATGAATTTTAAATATTGTGACTATTTTGGCATGAATACGCAAACTGGCTATGAGGTGCTTTTGTACGATTCCATGAATGGCGATCATACTTCCTTCCAAACAGCAGATATGGTTGAAACCAGTTGGGCTTTGGTGCAGCCGATTTTAGATAATTGGGCAGGTTCAAATCCGGCGCCGCTTTATACTTATGCAGCTGGAACCTGGGGGCCAAAGGCAGCTGATGAGTTGTTGAGAAAAGATGGTAGGGTGTGGCTGGCCTAG
- a CDS encoding DMT family transporter, which yields MLIPSIFIVLWSSGAIFVENGLKYSDPFIFLSLRLWLAWSVVGLILFFTRPEFPKSFQQLSWMSLTGMTQGLYSVFFFVALYEGISPGILAIILGMQPLLTLLVMREAMRPLQMVGILLGFIGLALTVINTVMTGVTSVWGIINALLSLGAITLSTIWQKKYCSSISLTANLFIQYLASSILVTLIYAAFGNRHVDWRPGFIVSLLWVALVISIAAIYLFYHLLKRGKAANVTSYLYCVPPVTAVMDYLMFKHVLSLTTVFGMMLVIMGLALIHYKHYGRFSSQQKTTDKRNTKGEPKCPNN from the coding sequence ATGCTAATCCCAAGTATTTTCATCGTGCTGTGGAGTAGTGGTGCTATTTTTGTTGAAAATGGTCTTAAGTACAGCGATCCATTTATCTTTCTATCCTTGAGATTATGGCTTGCTTGGTCAGTTGTTGGATTGATTTTATTTTTTACTCGGCCAGAATTTCCCAAATCTTTTCAACAGCTCAGCTGGATGAGCCTAACTGGGATGACTCAAGGGCTTTATTCAGTATTTTTCTTTGTCGCATTATATGAAGGTATTTCTCCAGGCATATTAGCTATTATTTTAGGTATGCAACCTTTGTTGACGTTACTTGTCATGCGAGAAGCGATGCGTCCTTTGCAAATGGTTGGGATATTGCTGGGTTTTATTGGATTAGCATTAACTGTCATTAATACCGTTATGACTGGAGTAACTAGCGTATGGGGGATTATAAATGCTTTGCTTTCGTTGGGTGCGATCACCCTAAGTACCATTTGGCAAAAAAAATATTGTTCCTCCATCTCATTAACCGCAAATTTATTTATCCAATATCTTGCAAGTTCCATTTTGGTTACCTTGATATATGCTGCATTTGGCAACAGACATGTTGATTGGAGACCTGGTTTTATCGTGTCACTGTTGTGGGTCGCATTAGTGATTTCTATTGCTGCAATTTATTTGTTTTATCATTTACTCAAGCGGGGAAAAGCTGCCAATGTGACCAGCTATTTGTATTGCGTGCCGCCAGTGACTGCGGTAATGGATTATTTGATGTTTAAACATGTTTTGTCATTGACCACTGTTTTTGGCATGATGCTGGTTATAATGGGGTTAGCACTAATTCATTATAAGCACTATGGACGTTTTTCAAGCCAACAAAAGACGACCGATAAGCGCAATACTAAAGGAGAGCCCAAATGTCCCAACAACTAG
- the proB gene encoding glutamate 5-kinase, producing the protein MSQQLATAKRIVIKVGSALLVDNDTGTIQQAWFNSLIADVVKCWQEGKEVILVSSGAVALGRKFLKNTNPQLQLEQKQAAAAIGQIQLAHAYQEALAKNQIIVAQVLLTLDDSENRRRYLNAKNTLESLLTSRIIPVINENDTVATAEIRYGDNDRLAARVSQMVSADVLILLSDIDGLYTADPRQNPQAKFIPEVKELTSEILAMAGNSGSIYGSGGMITKLAAAKIALASGCKMVIALGKPQNPIMQIDKVGRNTWFIPKTTPISARKNWIAQHLKPLGALSIDDGAEAALRQGKSLLAAGMVSLTGEFQKGDCVCILNSGQQEIGRGLVNYPAREVRKLIGHKSSEFADILGYPGCEAVVHRDDLVLHEKLN; encoded by the coding sequence ATGTCCCAACAACTAGCCACGGCAAAGCGCATTGTCATTAAGGTGGGTTCTGCTTTACTGGTAGATAATGACACAGGCACAATCCAACAGGCATGGTTTAATAGTTTGATTGCTGATGTAGTCAAATGTTGGCAGGAAGGCAAGGAGGTGATCTTGGTTTCTTCTGGCGCTGTGGCTTTAGGTCGCAAGTTTTTAAAAAATACCAATCCACAATTACAGTTAGAACAAAAACAAGCCGCTGCTGCGATTGGGCAGATTCAATTAGCCCATGCTTATCAAGAAGCTTTGGCTAAAAATCAAATCATTGTGGCACAAGTGCTGTTAACGCTAGATGACAGCGAAAACCGTCGGCGTTACCTCAACGCTAAAAATACTTTGGAAAGTTTATTAACTTCGCGCATCATTCCGGTCATCAATGAGAATGATACTGTCGCCACAGCTGAAATCCGTTATGGCGATAATGATCGCTTGGCGGCACGGGTCTCGCAAATGGTAAGCGCCGATGTCTTGATACTACTTTCGGATATTGATGGTTTATATACGGCTGATCCTCGGCAAAATCCACAGGCTAAGTTTATACCTGAGGTTAAAGAGTTAACGTCAGAAATTCTGGCAATGGCGGGTAACTCGGGGTCAATATATGGTTCAGGTGGCATGATTACTAAGCTTGCCGCGGCCAAGATTGCTTTAGCTTCAGGTTGTAAAATGGTGATTGCACTGGGCAAGCCTCAAAATCCTATCATGCAAATTGACAAAGTAGGCCGCAATACCTGGTTTATCCCCAAAACGACGCCCATTAGCGCCCGAAAAAATTGGATTGCTCAACACCTCAAGCCCTTGGGCGCTTTAAGCATCGATGATGGGGCAGAAGCAGCTTTGCGGCAAGGTAAAAGCTTATTGGCGGCGGGGATGGTGAGTTTGACTGGGGAGTTTCAAAAAGGCGATTGCGTGTGTATATTAAACAGTGGCCAACAAGAAATCGGTAGAGGCTTGGTTAATTATCCTGCGCGCGAAGTGCGAAAGTTAATTGGCCATAAAAGCAGTGAATTTGCTGATATTTTAGGCTATCCGGGTTGCGAGGCGGTAGTGCATCGCGATGATTTAGTGTTGCATGAAAAGCTTAATTAA
- a CDS encoding glutamate-5-semialdehyde dehydrogenase, with protein sequence MTENHDISQTILHLCQAAREAAYRVANASTEQKNQALYSMAAAIRQQQDLILAANAEDRHRAEQADISPAFLDRLLLNAERIEAMAASLEAIATLPDPVGTVLATIERPNGLHIRRVRVPIGVIGVIYESRPNVTADAAGLCLKSGNAVILRCGSESFHSATAILRALQQGLQAAQLPLSAVQMITTRDRAAVKALLSMDKYIDVIIPRGGPQLIASIMAETRIPLFKHLAGICHTYVHQEADLAMARKIVFNAKLRRTGICGATEVLLIDQAIVASHLSGILQDLFAAGCEIRGDQQVVEFDSRVKLAKANDYDTEFLAPILAVKIVKDLSQAIAHIAEHGTQHTDAIITANEQAAQQFLQKVDSAIVIHNASTQFADGGEFGMGAEIGIATGKLHARGPVGVEQLTTFKYQVQGSGQVR encoded by the coding sequence ATGACTGAAAATCATGATATTTCTCAAACCATATTGCATCTCTGCCAAGCCGCCCGTGAAGCGGCATATCGTGTGGCCAATGCCAGTACAGAACAGAAAAATCAAGCGTTATACAGTATGGCTGCCGCTATTCGTCAGCAGCAAGACTTGATCCTTGCGGCAAATGCGGAAGATAGGCATAGAGCAGAGCAAGCGGATATTTCTCCAGCATTTCTTGATCGCTTATTATTAAATGCCGAACGCATTGAAGCCATGGCCGCTTCATTGGAAGCGATTGCTACCTTACCCGATCCTGTGGGAACTGTATTGGCAACTATTGAACGTCCTAATGGTTTGCATATTCGCCGTGTGCGAGTGCCTATCGGTGTGATTGGGGTCATTTACGAATCAAGACCTAATGTCACTGCTGATGCGGCTGGCCTATGCCTTAAATCCGGTAATGCGGTGATTTTGCGTTGCGGGAGTGAAAGCTTTCATTCTGCTACTGCAATTTTGCGGGCATTACAGCAAGGATTGCAGGCAGCCCAATTGCCACTTTCAGCAGTACAAATGATAACTACCCGTGATCGTGCGGCAGTGAAAGCGCTGTTATCAATGGATAAATATATCGATGTCATTATTCCACGCGGTGGCCCGCAATTAATTGCCAGTATTATGGCTGAAACGCGTATTCCTTTGTTTAAACATCTCGCGGGAATTTGTCACACTTATGTACATCAAGAGGCCGATTTAGCGATGGCGCGTAAAATTGTGTTTAATGCTAAATTACGCCGCACTGGCATTTGCGGGGCTACTGAGGTGTTGTTGATCGATCAGGCGATTGTGGCTTCACATTTATCAGGCATCTTGCAAGATTTATTCGCGGCAGGTTGTGAAATTCGCGGAGACCAGCAAGTGGTAGAGTTCGATTCCAGAGTTAAACTGGCAAAAGCGAATGATTATGATACTGAATTTCTGGCGCCGATTTTAGCGGTGAAGATTGTTAAGGATTTGTCTCAGGCGATTGCGCATATTGCTGAGCATGGAACGCAACATACTGATGCGATTATCACGGCTAATGAACAAGCGGCGCAGCAATTTTTGCAAAAAGTGGATAGTGCGATTGTGATACATAACGCCTCAACACAATTTGCTGATGGTGGAGAATTTGGTATGGGAGCAGAAATCGGCATCGCCACGGGGAAATTACATGCGCGTGGACCAGTGGGGGTAGAGCAACTCACTACCTTTAAATATCAAGTGCAGGGCAGTGGTCAGGTCAGATAA
- a CDS encoding SRPBCC family protein yields the protein MYQLEHSVSINATKEEIWKVLIDVNQWKQWDKDVKSAQLHGSFAAGTKGTLVSMDDKISTFFITHIQEPDYYSNYYQYPFFSKLNFTHQIEELASTCRVTFLANFSGLLGKYFFLKQKKAILSVMKQAMANLVVLCTEQLN from the coding sequence ATGTATCAGCTTGAACATAGCGTTTCAATTAACGCGACTAAAGAAGAAATATGGAAAGTGCTTATTGACGTCAACCAGTGGAAGCAATGGGATAAAGATGTAAAATCTGCTCAGCTACACGGAAGTTTTGCTGCCGGAACCAAAGGAACATTAGTCTCTATGGACGACAAGATATCTACTTTTTTTATCACACACATTCAAGAACCTGATTACTACAGCAATTATTATCAATATCCGTTTTTTAGCAAATTAAACTTTACTCATCAGATTGAAGAACTCGCCTCTACCTGTCGAGTGACTTTCTTGGCCAACTTTAGCGGACTTTTAGGAAAATACTTTTTTCTTAAGCAGAAAAAAGCCATTTTATCAGTAATGAAACAAGCCATGGCTAATTTAGTTGTTCTGTGTACAGAACAACTAAATTAA
- a CDS encoding cupin domain-containing protein encodes MTDSSTKGIIPHIFAHYQAQPTFYNFDGMPVEKLSDKISRQYIYSGQSMLVKWIFQKGATVPLHHHVNEQVTWIIQGSVQVYSQGKEFIVKAGEVIIFPPHVPHEFLTLEDNTIDIDFFTPVREDWINESAGYLQSVTKK; translated from the coding sequence ATGACTGATTCCAGTACCAAAGGTATTATTCCTCATATTTTTGCGCATTACCAGGCGCAGCCGACTTTTTATAATTTTGACGGCATGCCAGTCGAAAAACTTTCAGACAAAATATCCCGTCAATATATTTACTCGGGCCAATCTATGTTGGTTAAATGGATATTTCAAAAAGGCGCGACAGTGCCATTGCACCATCATGTAAATGAACAAGTCACCTGGATTATACAAGGCTCAGTGCAAGTTTACTCTCAAGGTAAGGAATTTATTGTGAAAGCTGGGGAAGTTATTATTTTTCCACCGCATGTGCCGCACGAATTTCTGACGCTGGAAGATAATACGATTGATATTGATTTCTTCACCCCAGTGCGTGAAGATTGGATCAATGAAAGCGCGGGTTACCTGCAAAGCGTAACAAAAAAATAA